TccacaaaattaatttgttaaagTGGTGTGAAAACAATTTTGTAGGCGTGGAGATTGCTACGTCACCTAAAAATCATACATGGgtgaaaataattatatttgtctAAGTTTTCCACAGAAAAATGGATTATTGAGATGTATTAGTTGTTTTAGTTTGGAGTTTAGAGATAATGGATTCNNNNNNNNNNNNNNNNNNNNNNNNNNNNNNNNNNNNNNNNNNNNNNGAGGAGTTGGAATGGTGTATACAATGCTACGAATAAGTGAATAACTGTAATTAAACTTTACATTTGCAATAACACATAGTCACATACAATGCTAAAGTCATCACTTTGATGAAATTTTACCAAGCCATACATCAATATTTTCTTCTTAAAATTGCATGcacaattattaaaaataaaataataaattgaaggGAAGCCTTGAATATCCATtcaatatattttcaatcaaatatttTAGGGACAGGTTCTAACATATAATAAGACAATAAAGAATACTCCACGCTATCCATGCCTGTATGGACATAACCAAACTCTTAATGATCTTTCGTTATCTTATTCAAGATAGTATGTTATAGTAGTTGGTTTGATTAAATACACTATATGTtggtttgttttaaaaaatgggTAATTAAATAGAACTACccaaataaaaagagtaaaGGCCAAATTACACACAATTGCTACATTTTAGAAAAGTTAAATCTAATACTCTTATTTCTACAAaagattaaatataattttggttCTTAAAATAGaggttgaaaatttattttgtcttCGGCCTTTTTCTGCTACAAAATTATCCCTCAACgcttaacttaattttaaaattgtcttttttttaccaaatatttaatttttattaccaaattatccctaactaaacaaatttaaaaaaaaaaagaaagaaaacaaaggggAAGAGGGAATCATACGGAGGGTGGGGACagggaagaagaagggagaaggaaaAGCAGGGAGATCATGCCAGCGAAACCACCAAAACCACCGTTCGTCACTGCTGTAGCTCCTCTTCGTCGTCGCACTAGTACAACCGCAGTTTGTTGGCGTCACCGCTGGCTTGGATTCGCTTCACTacaggagagagaaagagaagcggggaagaagagaagagaggcaCGGAAGCGCTAAGGAAGACTGCGTTCAACCGCGAACCGCCGTCGTCAGTCGCCATCGAGCCCTGTTCTGTCGCCGCCGCTGGAGTGAGGTCACGTCGTCCCATCACCATCGAGTCCTGTTGTTGCTTCTGCTTTCTACTTCTGCTTTTTGCCTTTTACTTCTACTTCTgcttctatttttacttttgttgttgctgttgttgttgattcaccATTGTTGATTCACCATTtactattgttgttgttattttattgttgttgattctgtttctgtttttgcttttgttgttgctattgttgattctatttttatttttgttgttgctgttgttgatTCACCATTGTTGATATTGTTgattctgcttctgcttctatttcttctcttacctctcctttgtggttgattttggagaagaaggagaaaaggtatttttgtccaaaagacgattttaaaactaaattaaactttGAAGACCATTTTATAGCAAGAAAAAGACTGAGGACGAAACAAATTTTCAGCCCTTACCTTAAAGACCAAAATGGTACTTAACCCTTCTAAAAATGTAATTaacttattataatatttatataatattatattcaatatatttgtatttttaatatattaataaatacaaaggcggaaaatatttaaagaaagatcaagataaataaatataaaaagtcaCAGAGTGGATCGGCTATAAAAGAGCACAGTaaatcttagaaaaatataagtgTAGTTTGATGAGAGTAAATAATGTTTGgtcaaatatttaattataagaaTCAGCAGCATGCCacattatttaattaactttgatattttatctaaattttgAGAAATAGTAGCAAGTAATAACCAAGTGTTCAAAGTTGCAACCATAATTACCTGTCATGCAATTTTTTTTGGCCAAACCCATCTCAATAATAAAGACATCTAACCACAAACTCATGATTACATGAAACACTACTAAGTTTTAATTTCCAAAGTGGAAGTAACTTGAAATCATTATCCTTCAACATACATGTTACCCATGGATAGCTATGATATAAACCAATCACGGAATGCCACATAAGCATGATAGCCCACTTTCCAATTTGGCATGGGACATGTGGAACAGACGAACAATTTCACAGGGAGTTGTTTgcaaatatacaaatatatattaaggTGTAGTACCTAATAATAATGTCTTTGTCAATAGCTTAATTCGTTTCACATGTAGATACTCAATACCCTCCAAAATCAACTACTCTAGAATTTGATAGTGCTTCCACTTTAGCTTTTCAAATCCATTACCTacacatttttatatatatgatcaTGACTTTTATGCACTCCTCTTACATATCANNNNNNNNNNNNNNNNNNNNNNNNNNNNNNNNNNNNNNNNNAACTCCTTTTGAGCATAAAGAACCAAAAAGAGACATAGACATCATGTTATTTCAATTTAACAAGAGGTCTTGAGTTCGAGTCTTAGATCATACGAAAGAGAAAGAGTAACTATATTCTCGTGGAACAAGATCGTTTCGATTCTAGAGTATGTGAAATTCAAAAGGAAGCTAAGGTTGGGATAGAGAGAAAGTTGTGATCATAAATATATATGGCTGATACATTTGATGAACAGTGTGATTATCTATTCAAAGCAGTTCTAGTTGGGGACTCTGGAGTTGGGAAATCAAACTTGTTATCAAGATTTGCAAAAGATGAATTCCTTTTAGATTCCAAACCCACCATAGGTGTGGAATTTGCTTACAGGAACATAAGGGTCAAAGACAAACTCATCAAAGCACAGATTTGGGACACTGCTGGCCAAGAAAGGTAATCATTTCTTTTCTATCGTCTATATCCATTctccaataaattattattattattattattattattatttgtttttcttttcaatttgcCATCACTTAATTATaagtgttatttatttatttaatttgccaTTTTGTCTTCACATGTTTGATCTTTGCCTATATAAggttttttgttttcaatggtGAACCAAAATTCATAAGTTTCATAGAAGCAAacccttttgttttctttttgccGTTCTTTTAGATGTTagtgttttcttttcttatttagtTTCTTCCTTCTTTGTCTCAATCCTATTAAAGCTTTTTCTTATATCCGTGATGTAAAAGTTAATGCTTTTTCCAATTGgcattttcaatttcaaagtGTCTCCACTCAAAAACTTGGTTAGCTTATCATAGAAGTATTTAATAATGAATTCGGCTAATTTGACTTaatgattattatttattagactTCCAACCCTTTTCAGTTTCATCTCTTATCTCATTCTCCACTAACAACTTGTTCCActtttcaacatttttttttgcCGGCAATTTTTGTTAGCTAGCTATGTTGCACTGTTTGCTTTTGTTTAGTGTCTATAAGGGAGGAGGTggggaaagaaaaaaataataaagaaagaattgaaaaaaaaaagagaaaaagaattaatttgtATATCTCGGATAggataatacataataatagtccaagaatttaaatttttatgcaccgccacaaaattttatataaatatttaatcaattgcttattattttaaaagtctCATAAATACAAGTatctaattcaaaaaaattttaatattagtgtATAATAATTACACTATTTTCACAAGTACAAAGTGAGCGCTGCTAGCTAATTGAGTAAAGGTTTGGTTTTGTGATGGAaataatgtatatataaatataactaTAATCCTTTTCAAATGGGACCGGGAAAATACTGAAATTAATATTAAACTATGGATTACTAGCCTGGATAATTGGATTTGGTTTTGTATATGTGATTTCTGGTTTAATTAAGATTTAAGagataaattcttaaaaatgtGTTAACTTCCATCTTAAGGCAGGGGATTTTGTTGGAATAACACCTAAGCTTCTCTCCTTTATTCTGCATGCTTCAtgcaatattattaattatgtacAAAGAAAAAGGGTTTCATACTTAAAAAGgcactttttgaaaaaaaaaattcataatgaaataaattaaaagtttctTTCCATCTCCATACATCTGctgatatattttcttttccatcatATCCGTTTTGAGTAAAAACTAGAAAGcaattatgaattctcaccaaGACGGCAAGACCTAATTGAATAGATAAATAGAAATGCTTTTTTATCCTAATAAAtcattctaaaatattttaatttaattatcaaataaaatattaattacttgtaaaaattttagaacattgattatatttacttgttaattttgtttaatatttaaggTGTTTAAAAAGATTATATCAATAGTCTAGTTAATATAATGGTTAATTTTATGTTGCTTATGAGTTGGTGTCTAAATTTTGCCTAACTTACTTTTTGTagtaagttttgattttttaaaaattatttatttttatatattttatggtgCCTATGAGTTGGTGCCTAAATTTTACCTAACTTACTTTTTGtagtaagtttttattttttaaaaattatttacttttatattttttaaattaaatattaatttttaaccttttttagTAAGTAAGCATCATCTTTTAGGCACTATAACATTTACCTAATATAATACTTAAAAGGAACTGGGATCTCACTGGCAGCatagttgaaaaataaatttatcagtGTACTATATGTCCCATTTATTGACCTTAAATTTGAAAgaaatgatataaattaatTGAAAGTTGTAGAACTCATTATCAAGTGTAGACTGTCCAACAAAtcactaattattaattttatttatttatttatttagttaaagtTTAATGCATACATAAATAAACAACATAACTACAGGGTAAGCCGGGTCCAAGATATGGATTGGCCACTTCAGTCTTTACTTTAGCCTAAGCTTAAGAAAATGAAGGTTAGAACTTATAAATGATTGTGACAAAGAAATTAGGCAAACAAATTCATGTGAGGTGGTGAAGGTCTCGGATTTGGTCACCAACCCCACAATCACGCACTCTCTTGACTCTaattgtttatgatcatgtgatATCCATCTATACCAAAATTCTTCatttaaatcacaaaatctTGTTAGGTGCAATAGATTTAACACGAGCAATATTATATTCCTTGTTTGAGCAATGTTTTGATTCAATATCATATAGGATTGGTTAAACAATTCACAtaatcatgtatcatgtcttcaaaaaagaataatatgtTGTTTGTGTTTCTTTTTGGCCCAAAGATGAAAGTGGAATCGGTATATATCAAACCTCTAATCCAACATTAACAACCCCCCAGCACAAGATTTaacagaaaaaggaaaaaaaaagtgtgaATGAGTTATAATTCATTGGCTCGGTGGAATTATTTTAGTTATACTAACGATGTATATGAaacatttaatattataatgttCTTTCAAGTTTTTTGAAACATTGCTTAATTTGGATTTTAAGAGTGGATTAACATAATAATTCAACCAAATGGTTATGTATTTCACTCTAACAAAGCATACATAAAATTTTGTGGCAGATTTAGAGCTATCACAAGTTCATACTACAGAGGAGCCTTGGGAGCAATACTAGTCTATGACATAACCAGAAAATCGACTTTCGGAAACGTGAAGAAATGGTTGCATGAGCTAAGAGAGTTTGGAGGTGAAGACATGGTGGTCGTTCTGGTCGGAAACAAATCTGATTTGGTTCAGTCAAGGGAAGTTGAGAAGGAAGAAGCGAAAGGGCTTGCGGAAACAGAAAGGTTATGCTTCATGGAAACGTCTGCTATGCAGAACCTGAATGTTGAGCAAGCATTCTTGCAAATGATAACTAAGATCCATGACATCACAAGCCAGAAAATgttggaggccaagaaagagAATGGCACAACATTGAGGATTTCAGGTAGGAAGGAAATTCACGTAACTGATGAAGTCACTGCTACTAAACAAGCTAGTTGTTGTTCAAGATGAAAACATACACATCATTGAAGGTGCAAATACTTTCTGTATAGGAATTGTTTTGTATGATCATTTTACTTTCCCACACTCCATCTAATAGTATATGAGTGTATGTTAGCTCAATGTAGGTGACAATAATGAAAACAGATAACACATCTCATCTGTATAACTGAGTTCTTGTTTCTTCCTACTTCCCCACTTCTTCCTTTCCTGTCTCTtttgtttgctttttttttttccctttgtcTAAAAAATGATCACTTGATAGTAGAATgtaaatgatgattttaatgtTGATTTGTGTGTGTAATAGTGTTGGAATTAATGTCTCGAGTCAAGTAATATCCATGGAGTAAAAGAGGAAAATATTAGAAGATTTTATCATCATaattttcaggttttcaaacaATTATTATGAACAAATTAACAAACATGGGCTGATTAATAGTTCCATCATGCTTTTGTACAGAGACACTACAATCTGTGTGTGGAATTGTAGACATGATTTTACCTCCTTTATTGAAATAAGGTGAACAATCAATGTGTCAACAAAATGTGGCATATTGATGACTTCCAAAGCTTCCTATTACAAATCAAAAGATATATTCATGACTTCACACAACTACCATCAATAATttcttttgtaacaaaaatttgaTCATTTAACTAATAAATATCAACATACTCATCCCccttgtataaaaaaaaataagtattttatCTTTGCTCACAAGAAAATCACCCCATTTTTCATTCCTGCAATGTTATTATGGCCGGGGGTAGCCTTGACCTTTTTAGAAGACCTCACTTGAATAGTTTAGGGTAgcttgaaaatgatttttgataGTTAGGATGGAGAAATGGAAGACAATACTTCAAGTAAAGATGATCCCATATCAGATCGAGGTTAAATGCGTCAGTAGACTCAGCTATGTGACGGTGATGACTTTGCTATCTTTGCTTTTTTCTTGGTCTGAGCCTCTTAAAAGCCATAAAAGTAACTGCTGCAGAAAGAGAATACCTGCTCCAaacaaaaatgaataaaatcagATTCATAAagcaaaatttgatttttaaaaatacaaataacactATATTTTGATTAATGCTATGGTTAGTTGATTTTAATAACATATTATTACTATATTGATTTATATTAGAATAATTACACTATTATATGACCAATGATTTAGCCTTTTTAACTAAAATACAGCCAGTCAGTATCGTGAATGGCCTATGGATGCCTGCAACCATAGTTATCAAAGTCGAGAGTTCACCAACAGTTGTGGAGCTTAGGTAAACTTGAATTGTAAAAGTCAACACGTAAACTCAATTTGATGACCTAAAGAATTATCAACTAAAGTACAAAAGCATAGTTAACAAGAACCATAACACGAGCACAGTTGTTCGATAAGCAAGGAGAGAAAAATTTGCACACCATGTCAATGTGTAGTTCAGGTGGTCTTGAGGCATTACTGAACTTCGAATTAAGGTATTGACATCCTTCGGAATAGGGTAAGGATTACTTGGATTCACATTTTCATTAGCATCTTCAATATAGATAGTATTTTCAGGAAGACCACAAGCACGCGCAATGGCAGGAACATCGACATAGAACCACTGGGAAGATTCAGGATCATTTGCCGGGACAAATATGCTTGGTTTTTCACTTCCACGAACTATGCCAACTACTTCTTTCGGTGTAACAGAAGGGGTGTGATCCTGTAAGTTACGTAAAATCAAAGTAAGTTTGAAACTTCAATCTTCATCAAAAAATGACCAAGGGCAAGAAAAAAAACCTCCGCAACGATGGGCTTTTTAGACCAAAACCTCCTCCAAGATGTAGT
The Arachis duranensis cultivar V14167 chromosome 5, aradu.V14167.gnm2.J7QH, whole genome shotgun sequence genome window above contains:
- the LOC107490628 gene encoding ras-related protein RABA6a, which codes for MADTFDEQCDYLFKAVLVGDSGVGKSNLLSRFAKDEFLLDSKPTIGVEFAYRNIRVKDKLIKAQIWDTAGQERFRAITSSYYRGALGAILVYDITRKSTFGNVKKWLHELREFGGEDMVVVLVGNKSDLVQSREVEKEEAKGLAETERLCFMETSAMQNLNVEQAFLQMITKIHDITSQKMLEAKKENGTTLRISGRKEIHVTDEVTATKQASCCSR